The following are from one region of the Ignavibacteriota bacterium genome:
- a CDS encoding aspartate aminotransferase family protein gives MSSTDNSFNRDEEYIVHTYKRLPIEITHGEGVYLFSKDGRKYLDFFSGLAVNALGYGNKKVISSIEDQLNKYLHISNYYISTPQIQLAEKLVKYSGLSKVFFTNSGTEAIEASLKLVRKVSGPQKRIIAFSNAFHGRTYGALSISGKEKYKKQFEPLVPNIVRLNFNDIDEIKNSIDANTAAVFIEFVQGEAGIYTASAQFVQQLDELRKIFGFILVADEIQTGIGRTGKRFSFNHYNIEPDIIVLAKAIGGGLPLGAMIINKKYSEAFQPGDHGSTFGGNPVACAAGLAVTEIVFENGLVDQVEKLGNYFKSELVSISTNFQSIINEVRGIGFMLGVELKDSCLNIVDEFLKNGILVNCTNDKVIRILPPLIATKDNIDYFLSTFRNILNKYS, from the coding sequence ATGTCATCAACCGATAATTCCTTTAACAGAGATGAAGAATATATTGTTCACACCTATAAAAGATTGCCTATAGAAATTACACACGGCGAGGGTGTTTATTTATTTTCAAAAGATGGCAGGAAATATCTTGATTTTTTTTCTGGTCTTGCTGTGAATGCCCTTGGTTACGGAAATAAAAAAGTAATTAGTTCAATAGAGGATCAGCTAAATAAATATCTGCACATTTCTAACTATTATATCAGTACGCCCCAGATCCAACTTGCTGAAAAATTAGTCAAGTATTCAGGATTATCAAAAGTATTTTTCACAAACAGCGGAACAGAAGCAATTGAAGCTTCACTGAAACTGGTAAGAAAAGTATCCGGACCTCAAAAAAGAATAATTGCATTTTCAAATGCATTTCATGGAAGAACTTATGGCGCATTGAGTATTAGTGGAAAAGAAAAATATAAAAAACAATTTGAGCCGTTAGTTCCAAATATTGTTCGATTAAATTTTAATGACATTGATGAAATTAAAAACTCAATAGATGCTAATACTGCAGCAGTTTTTATAGAGTTTGTTCAGGGAGAAGCAGGAATTTATACTGCTTCAGCACAATTCGTTCAACAGTTAGATGAACTAAGAAAAATATTTGGTTTCATACTGGTCGCTGATGAGATTCAAACTGGAATAGGTCGAACCGGTAAGCGTTTTTCATTTAATCATTACAATATAGAGCCCGATATAATTGTTTTAGCTAAAGCAATTGGAGGAGGATTACCTCTGGGTGCTATGATTATTAACAAAAAATATTCAGAGGCATTTCAACCTGGTGATCATGGAAGTACTTTCGGGGGCAATCCGGTTGCGTGCGCTGCTGGGTTGGCTGTTACCGAAATAGTTTTTGAAAATGGATTGGTTGATCAAGTGGAAAAATTGGGAAATTATTTCAAATCAGAATTAGTATCAATCTCAACGAACTTTCAATCAATTATAAATGAAGTTAGGGGAATTGGATTCATGCTCGGTGTGGAATTGAAAGATTCCTGTTTAAATATTGTTGATGAGTTTTTGAAAAATGGAATATTGGTTAATTGTACAAATGACAAAGTAATCAGGATTTTACCACCACTTATTGCAACAAAAGACAACATTGATTATTTCCTGAGTACTTTTAGAAATATTCTAAACAAATACTCGTGA
- a CDS encoding ParB/RepB/Spo0J family partition protein, protein MKTGLGRGLDALIKPQEYIKNTEQNVDLSRVKDDDGKQIDVLAKIAVEFVSRNPYQPRFNIDPVSLDELKKSILTNGLIQPITVRRTPDHKYQLISGERRLQACKEIGFKEIPAYIIDVDSDELMLALALIENIQREKLNAIEVGTAYKRLMDECHLTQEQIAERVGKDRTTVANTIRLLKLPQKIQDALAQDKITSGHARALINLDNEPLQLQLLDNILSKNLSVRKVERLVRELNEGGTRKINKTQTNDDVKATFYTPNLRDVEDKLRVIFGTKVKCVQRKDGTGEITLEYYSKDEFERLIELFEIITKNYN, encoded by the coding sequence ATGAAAACAGGTTTAGGCAGAGGATTAGATGCTTTGATCAAGCCTCAGGAATATATTAAAAATACTGAGCAAAATGTTGACTTATCAAGAGTTAAGGACGACGATGGTAAACAGATTGATGTCCTTGCAAAAATTGCTGTTGAGTTTGTATCAAGAAATCCATATCAGCCTCGTTTCAATATTGATCCTGTATCGCTTGATGAACTTAAAAAATCAATACTTACAAATGGTTTGATCCAGCCGATTACAGTAAGGAGAACACCTGATCATAAATATCAGTTAATCTCTGGTGAGAGAAGACTTCAGGCTTGCAAAGAGATTGGATTCAAGGAAATACCAGCATACATCATTGATGTTGATTCTGACGAATTAATGCTGGCGCTTGCTTTGATTGAAAATATTCAACGAGAAAAGTTAAATGCTATTGAGGTTGGCACTGCTTACAAAAGATTGATGGATGAATGTCATCTTACTCAGGAACAAATTGCTGAGAGAGTTGGTAAAGACAGAACGACTGTTGCAAATACTATCAGGTTATTGAAACTTCCACAAAAAATTCAGGACGCGTTGGCTCAGGATAAAATTACATCCGGACACGCAAGAGCATTAATCAATCTTGACAATGAGCCACTTCAGCTTCAATTGCTCGATAATATTCTCAGTAAAAATCTATCTGTAAGAAAAGTTGAACGGCTTGTCCGAGAATTGAATGAAGGTGGCACCAGAAAAATAAATAAGACTCAAACAAATGATGATGTGAAAGCTACTTTCTACACTCCAAATTTACGTGATGTGGAAGATAAACTGCGCGTAATTTTTGGAACAAAGGTTAAATGTGTTCAGAGAAAAGACGGTACCGGCGAAATAACTTTAGAGTACTATTCAAAAGATGAATTCGAGCGTTTAATTGAACTCTTTGAAATTATTACCAAGAATTATAATTAG
- a CDS encoding ParA family protein — protein MTKIIAIANQKGGVGKTTTAINLSSLLAAAEMKTLLIDIDPQSNSSSGLSVVKHSPSVYEVLVGNENIKDAIIESFMPFLDLLPSNINLVGAEIEMVELPKRETILKESLQEISERYDYILIDCPPSLGLLTLNALTAADSVLIPVQCEYFALEGLGQLLNTINIVKQYYNSKLTIEGVLLTMFDTRLRLSHQVADEVRKYFGEKVYNTVINRNVRISEAPSFGKPIIHYDAVSTGAQNYMALAVEVIERNSKSINTVGNE, from the coding sequence ATGACTAAAATAATAGCCATAGCAAATCAAAAAGGAGGAGTAGGTAAAACTACCACCGCTATCAATTTATCTTCACTTCTTGCTGCTGCAGAAATGAAAACACTTTTGATTGATATTGATCCACAATCTAATTCATCCTCCGGACTTAGTGTGGTAAAACATAGTCCCTCCGTTTATGAAGTGCTTGTCGGCAATGAAAACATAAAAGATGCGATAATAGAATCATTTATGCCGTTTCTTGATTTACTTCCTTCAAATATTAACCTTGTTGGTGCAGAAATTGAAATGGTTGAATTACCAAAAAGAGAAACAATACTTAAAGAATCTCTGCAGGAAATTTCGGAGAGATATGATTATATTTTAATTGATTGTCCGCCTTCGCTTGGTCTGTTAACACTCAATGCGCTTACTGCTGCAGATTCAGTATTGATTCCTGTCCAGTGTGAATATTTTGCGCTCGAAGGTTTAGGTCAACTCTTAAACACTATCAATATTGTCAAACAATATTACAATAGTAAATTAACAATTGAAGGCGTTCTGCTTACAATGTTTGATACCCGATTAAGACTTTCGCATCAGGTTGCAGATGAAGTGAGAAAATATTTTGGTGAGAAAGTTTATAATACGGTCATTAACCGAAATGTTAGAATATCTGAGGCTCCAAGTTTTGGAAAACCAATCATACACTATGACGCTGTATCAACCGGTGCGCAAAATTATATGGCGCTTGCTGTTGAAGTTATTGAAAGAAATTCAAAATCTATAAATACTGTAGGAAATGAGTAA